A window from Enterocloster bolteae encodes these proteins:
- a CDS encoding GNAT family N-acetyltransferase gives MLYLKKLNTYDSELEYLYLKDLPLNENGFINNLHNISKEEFMEVSLPKLINYSNGIDLPSGYVPETNYFLWDEKTIVGLFRLRHFLNDSLRNGSGHIGYQIHRNFRRMGFASSGLALAIDEAKKIIPDDEVYMSTRLDNIASLKVQLHNNAYIHHTDNEHYYTRIRIK, from the coding sequence ATGTTATACCTAAAAAAACTCAATACCTACGATAGCGAACTAGAGTATTTGTATTTAAAGGATTTACCCTTGAATGAAAATGGATTTATAAACAATCTTCATAATATTTCTAAAGAGGAGTTTATGGAAGTTTCACTTCCTAAACTAATTAACTATTCAAATGGAATAGACCTTCCAAGTGGTTATGTACCTGAAACAAATTATTTTTTATGGGATGAAAAAACTATAGTAGGGTTATTTAGATTGAGACATTTTTTAAATGATAGCCTAAGGAATGGTTCTGGTCATATTGGATATCAAATTCACCGTAATTTTAGAAGAATGGGGTTTGCTTCTAGTGGCTTAGCATTAGCAATTGATGAAGCAAAGAAAATAATTCCTGATGATGAAGTTTATATGTCTACAAGATTAGATAATATAGCCTCGCTAAAAGTTCAACTACATAATAATGCATATATTCATCATACAGACAATGAACACTATTATACCAGAATAAGAATAAAATGA
- the tnpA gene encoding IS66 family insertion sequence element accessory protein TnpA, whose amino-acid sequence MNEVVEVRMASWKAMVQERSASGLSIEEWCAANNVSESQYYYRLRQLRNTALAAAGQTSMEHTGGFMRVPFCPADPSSAVALRIRRADTVIEVSGDAPDNILAFLKAVMTDVV is encoded by the coding sequence ATGAACGAGGTCGTCGAAGTACGAATGGCTAGTTGGAAAGCCATGGTCCAAGAACGTAGTGCCAGCGGCCTATCCATCGAAGAATGGTGCGCAGCAAACAATGTCAGTGAGTCACAGTATTACTATCGCCTCAGGCAGCTGCGCAATACAGCGCTGGCTGCGGCAGGCCAGACGTCCATGGAACATACCGGTGGATTCATGCGGGTTCCCTTTTGCCCTGCGGACCCTTCTTCCGCTGTTGCTCTCCGAATCCGTCGTGCGGATACCGTCATTGAAGTCAGCGGTGATGCGCCAGACAATATCCTCGCTTTTCTTAAGGCGGTGATGACCGATGTTGTCTAA
- a CDS encoding IS66 family transposase, protein MLQADETLVRVSKDGRPANSKSYMWVYRAGKGYGDTPIILYEYQKTRKADHPREFLKGFTGTVVCGGYSAYRKLDRESETIVFAGC, encoded by the coding sequence GTGTTGCAGGCCGATGAGACTCTGGTCAGGGTATCGAAGGATGGGCGCCCGGCAAACAGCAAGAGTTACATGTGGGTTTACCGGGCGGGAAAGGGATATGGGGATACACCCATTATCCTGTATGAATACCAGAAGACCCGGAAAGCAGACCATCCGCGGGAATTCCTGAAAGGATTCACAGGCACCGTTGTCTGTGGCGGATACTCCGCCTACCGGAAGCTGGACCGGGAAAGTGAGACCATCGTTTTCGCAGGGTGCTGA
- a CDS encoding IS66 family transposase, with amino-acid sequence MAPYTIWTPNSLMKPDDRKKQRQINLKPLVEAFFAWAKEIQTSSRLTKGKTLEGSNYCINQEEALKVFLDDGEVPLDNNATEGSLRSFCLHKHAWKLIDSIDGAQSSAIIYSITETAKANNLNPFRYLEYILTVMKDHQEDTDYRFMEELLPWSEQLPEICKSKTKTTNV; translated from the coding sequence TTGGCGCCATATACCATCTGGACACCCAACTCGCTGATGAAACCGGATGACCGGAAAAAGCAACGGCAAATCAATCTCAAACCTCTGGTGGAGGCTTTCTTTGCGTGGGCAAAAGAAATCCAGACTTCCAGTCGCCTGACCAAGGGTAAAACTCTGGAAGGGAGCAACTACTGCATCAATCAGGAAGAGGCATTAAAAGTATTCCTGGATGATGGCGAAGTCCCGCTTGATAATAACGCAACTGAAGGGTCACTGCGTAGCTTCTGCCTGCACAAACATGCATGGAAGCTGATCGACAGTATCGATGGTGCACAATCCAGCGCGATCATCTACAGTATCACGGAAACAGCAAAGGCGAATAATCTAAATCCCTTCCGCTATCTGGAATATATCCTGACCGTGATGAAGGATCATCAGGAGGATACGGATTATCGTTTTATGGAAGAACTGCTTCCCTGGTCTGAGCAGCTGCCGGAAATCTGTAAGAGCAAAACAAAAACAACAAATGTGTAA
- a CDS encoding 4Fe-4S dicluster domain-containing protein has protein sequence MVTNDATILRLKHDVLYEVAKAAWEGNLDEKREQIPYSMIPGPQATYRCCIYKEREIIRQRVRLAEGKCPTGKDTSNVVQVINAACEECPIASYIVTDNCRKCMGKACQNSCNFGAISMGRERAYIEPGKCKECGKCSQACPYNAIAHLERPCKKICPVDAITYDEYGICVIDEKKCIQCGACIHSCPFGAIGSKTFMVDVIRLIKAGKRVVAMVAPATEGQFGPDITMASWKIALKQLGFADMIEVGLGGDMTAAYEAEEWAQAHKEGKKMTTSCCPAFVNMIKQHFPMLLENMSTTVSPMCAVSRMIKSGDPDTVTVFIGPCIAKKSESLDLNVKGNADYAMTFGEIRAMMRAKGVELQPAENDYQESSVFGKRFGNGGGVTAAVLECLKEMDENTDVKVARCNGAAECKKALLLMKVGKLPEDFVEGMACVGGCVGGPSRHKTETEAKKAREQLIGSAEERHVLENLKKYPMDEFSMHRH, from the coding sequence ATGGTAACCAATGATGCGACAATCCTGCGTTTGAAACATGATGTACTTTACGAGGTGGCTAAAGCTGCATGGGAAGGGAATCTGGACGAGAAGCGGGAGCAGATTCCATATTCCATGATACCAGGGCCTCAGGCGACTTACCGCTGCTGTATTTATAAGGAAAGAGAAATTATCCGGCAGAGGGTCCGCCTGGCAGAAGGAAAATGTCCAACCGGGAAGGACACATCCAATGTGGTCCAGGTTATCAATGCTGCCTGTGAGGAGTGTCCCATTGCATCCTACATAGTAACTGACAACTGCCGTAAATGTATGGGAAAGGCCTGCCAGAACTCCTGTAATTTCGGAGCCATCAGCATGGGACGTGAGCGGGCCTATATCGAGCCCGGCAAATGTAAGGAATGCGGCAAGTGCTCACAGGCCTGTCCCTATAACGCCATTGCCCATCTGGAGCGTCCGTGTAAGAAAATTTGTCCGGTGGATGCCATCACTTATGATGAGTATGGCATCTGCGTGATTGATGAGAAGAAATGTATCCAGTGCGGAGCCTGCATCCATAGCTGTCCGTTCGGAGCCATAGGGTCCAAGACCTTCATGGTAGATGTGATTCGCCTGATTAAGGCAGGAAAACGGGTGGTTGCCATGGTGGCGCCTGCCACAGAGGGGCAGTTCGGCCCTGACATTACCATGGCCAGCTGGAAAATTGCATTAAAGCAGCTGGGATTTGCGGACATGATAGAAGTGGGATTGGGCGGAGACATGACCGCTGCCTATGAGGCAGAAGAATGGGCCCAGGCCCATAAGGAGGGAAAGAAGATGACTACCTCCTGCTGTCCCGCGTTCGTGAACATGATTAAGCAGCATTTTCCAATGTTACTGGAGAATATGTCCACCACGGTGTCGCCTATGTGCGCAGTGTCCAGAATGATAAAGAGCGGGGATCCGGATACGGTTACTGTATTTATTGGCCCCTGCATAGCCAAGAAGAGCGAGAGCCTGGATTTAAATGTAAAGGGAAATGCAGATTATGCCATGACCTTTGGTGAGATAAGAGCCATGATGCGCGCCAAGGGAGTAGAGCTTCAGCCGGCCGAGAACGATTATCAGGAAAGCTCTGTGTTTGGAAAGCGTTTTGGCAACGGCGGCGGCGTGACAGCGGCCGTACTGGAATGCCTGAAGGAAATGGATGAAAACACAGATGTCAAAGTAGCCCGCTGTAACGGAGCCGCAGAGTGTAAGAAGGCATTGCTGCTCATGAAGGTGGGAAAGCTTCCGGAAGATTTCGTGGAAGGCATGGCCTGTGTAGGCGGCTGCGTAGGAGGTCCCAGCCGGCATAAAACTGAGACCGAGGCCAAGAAGGCCAGGGAACAGCTGATTGGGTCTGCCGAGGAGAGGCATGTGCTGGAGAATCTGAAGAAGTATCCTATGGATGAGTTTTCGATGCATAGGCATTAA
- the tnpB gene encoding IS66 family insertion sequence element accessory protein TnpB (TnpB, as the term is used for proteins encoded by IS66 family insertion elements, is considered an accessory protein, since TnpC, encoded by a neighboring gene, is a DDE family transposase.), whose product MLSKMNGFEAIYLYAGKSDLRKGIDGLAALVKEQFNLNPFQKNVLFLFCGTRSDRFKGLVWEGDGFCLVYKRIEAGRLRWLRSQQEAVQLSQAELQRLLDGMTILERPTIKKVNCTQVF is encoded by the coding sequence ATGTTGTCTAAGATGAATGGTTTCGAAGCAATTTATCTCTATGCGGGTAAAAGTGATCTGCGCAAGGGAATCGATGGTCTGGCCGCTCTTGTAAAGGAACAGTTCAATCTTAACCCTTTTCAGAAAAATGTCCTCTTCCTTTTTTGCGGGACCAGATCAGACCGATTCAAAGGGCTGGTCTGGGAAGGCGATGGGTTCTGCCTTGTTTACAAGCGCATAGAAGCCGGCCGTCTCCGATGGCTCCGCAGTCAACAGGAAGCTGTGCAGCTCAGCCAGGCTGAACTCCAGCGGCTTCTTGATGGTATGACGATCCTGGAACGTCCGACCATAAAAAAGGTCAACTGCACACAAGTATTCTAA
- a CDS encoding SpoIIE family protein phosphatase → MGITVDVAYKSLNKYTEILCGDKVELLQTEDSNIMILADGMGSGVKANILSTLTSKILGTMFLNGATLEECVDTISETLPICQVRQVAYSTFSILQVYHNGDAYLVEYDNPGCIFIRDGKLMQIPKNVRVMQGKEINEYRFKVKKGDALILMSDGTIHAGVGELLNFGWLWQDIADYAVRQYPLTVSAMRLAASISRACDELYQFRPGDDTTVACMRIIDSKPVHLMTGPARNPEDDVRMVQDFMDDPNARTIVCGGTSATIVSRVLGKKLDVSLDYVDPEIPPIAYMEGVDLVTEGVLTLNRVLQLLRRYVKNETVSEEFFHELDKPNGGSMVAKVLIEDCTEVHLYVGKAINSAYQNPGLPFDLGIRQNLVEQLRHVIEEMGKTVVVTYY, encoded by the coding sequence ATGGGAATTACAGTGGATGTTGCATATAAAAGCCTGAACAAGTACACCGAAATCCTGTGCGGGGACAAGGTAGAGCTTTTGCAGACCGAGGATTCCAACATCATGATTCTGGCGGACGGTATGGGAAGCGGAGTCAAGGCCAATATCCTGTCCACGCTGACCTCTAAGATATTAGGAACCATGTTCCTTAATGGGGCTACCCTGGAGGAGTGTGTGGATACCATCAGTGAGACTCTCCCCATCTGTCAGGTCAGGCAGGTGGCTTATTCCACCTTCAGTATACTGCAGGTATACCACAACGGGGATGCGTATCTGGTGGAATATGATAATCCCGGATGCATATTTATCCGGGACGGAAAGCTTATGCAGATTCCGAAAAATGTACGGGTCATGCAGGGCAAGGAAATCAATGAATACAGGTTCAAGGTCAAAAAAGGCGATGCCCTGATTCTCATGAGCGACGGCACCATCCATGCAGGGGTGGGTGAACTGCTGAACTTTGGATGGCTGTGGCAGGACATTGCGGACTATGCAGTGAGACAGTATCCTCTGACCGTGTCGGCCATGCGTCTGGCCGCCAGCATCAGCAGGGCCTGTGACGAGCTGTATCAGTTCCGTCCAGGGGATGATACTACGGTGGCGTGCATGCGGATTATTGACAGCAAGCCTGTTCACCTTATGACCGGACCTGCAAGGAATCCGGAAGACGACGTTCGTATGGTCCAGGATTTTATGGATGATCCCAATGCCAGGACCATTGTATGCGGGGGAACCAGCGCCACTATCGTGTCCAGGGTGCTGGGGAAGAAACTGGATGTATCACTGGATTATGTGGATCCGGAGATACCTCCCATTGCATACATGGAAGGTGTGGATTTGGTTACGGAGGGAGTTCTTACCCTTAACCGGGTACTTCAGCTGCTTCGCAGGTATGTGAAAAATGAGACTGTATCCGAAGAATTTTTTCATGAATTGGATAAGCCCAACGGGGGTTCTATGGTGGCCAAGGTGCTCATAGAGGACTGCACGGAGGTGCACCTGTATGTGGGGAAGGCAATCAACAGTGCGTACCAGAATCCGGGACTTCCCTTTGACCTGGGTATCCGCCAGAATCTGGTGGAACAGCTGAGGCATGTGATTGAGGAGATGGGAAAGACAGTAGTGGTGACATATTACTAA